A single genomic interval of Helicoverpa zea isolate HzStark_Cry1AcR chromosome 19, ilHelZeax1.1, whole genome shotgun sequence harbors:
- the LOC124639491 gene encoding uncharacterized protein LOC124639491, with protein sequence MVKAVAVITISDTCFKDNTKDTSGPALADFVRELFPEANLHTIIIPDEKEIIERELKYFCETNLDLVLTTGGTGLTPRDVTPEATKAIIQREVPGITTAITLASLKKTPMAQLSRAVAGIRDKTLIVNFPGSKKAVTECFEVVKPILPHAISLIHNEVAEVSYIHNSMQFNHTCMHSSNVDISKVALRPRESPFPMIEMAEAWKIVDDVMSEWTERLEIVTIEEGLGRVVAQALHAKEPMPPFPASVKDGYACLSIDGAGPRKVRIAVTAGDAPTAPLCAGECARVNTGAALPAGADCVVQVEDTRLISASEDGMTEHEVEILKAPEPQQDVRNVGFDIPMGTVLVDKGHILDSAKIGILAGAGYQNVTVRAPPKVALLSTGNELQEPSDVKLKPAHIRDSNRTMLRVLLREHGYDSIDCGIARDTPPEIVAGIAAALKLADVLVCTGGVSMGEKDLLKPVLLKDFNATLHFGRVRMKPGKPCTFATCEFEGKKKYIFALPGNPVSAYVCALLFVIRALRVSCGSRGAWARLRVRLAQAAQLDPRPEYARAELDPAQDRDMPVATMLGSQVRCSVRAAQLDPRPEYARAELDPAQDRDMPVATMLGSQVRCSVRAAQLDPRPEYARAELDPAQDRDMPVATMLGSQVRCSVRAAQLDPRPEYARAELDPAQDRDMPVATMLGSQVRCSVRAAQLDPRPEYARAELDPAQDRDMPVATMLGSQVRCSVRAAQLDPRPEYARAELDPAQDRDMPVATMLGSQVRCSVRAAQLDPRPEYARAELDPAQDRDMPVATMLGSQVRCSVRAAQLDPRPEYARAELDPAQDRDMPVATMLGSQVRCSVRAAQLDPRPEYARAELDPAQDRDMPVATMLGSQVRCSVRAAQLDPRPEYARAELDPAQDRDMPVATMLGSQVRCSVRAAQLDPRPEYARAELDPAQDRDMPVATMLGSQVRCSVRAAQLDPRPEYARAELDPAQDRDMPVATMLGSQVRCSVRAAQLDPRPEYARAELDPAQDRDMPVATMLGSQVRCSVRAAQLDPRPEYARAELDPAQDRDMPVATMLGSQVRCSVRAAQLDPRPEYARAELDPAQDRDMPVATMLGSQVRCSVRAAQLDPRPEYARAELDPAQDRDMPVATMLGSQVRCSVRAAQLDPRPEYARAELDPAQDRDMPVATMLGSQVRCSVRAAQLDPRPEYARAELDPAQDRDMPVATMLGSQVRCSVRAAQLDPRPEYARAELDPAQDRDMPVATMLGSQVRCSVRAAQLDPRPEYARAELDPAQDRDMPVATMLGSQCSSRLLSACGSNVLLELPAATASQQRLPAGAVVSALITGRLDVFS encoded by the exons ATGGTGAAAGCTGTAGCAGTGATCACCATCAGCGATACTTGCTTCAAGGACAACACTAAAGACACCTCGGGGCCGGCCCTCGCTGACTTTGTCAGAGAACTATTCCCTGAAGCCAACCTCCATACAATCATCATTCCTGATGAAAAGGAAATCATTGAACGGGAACTCAAATATTTCTGTGAAACTAACTTAGACTTGGTATTGACTACTGGAGGGACAGGTTTGACACCTAGAGATGTTACTCCAGAAGCAACTAAAGCAATCATACAGAGAGAAGTGCCGGGTATCACAACAGCCATTACACTGGCTAGTTTAAAAAAGACCCCAATGGCCCAGCTATCCCGTGCCGTAGCTGGCATCAGAGACAAAACACTCATAGTCAACTTCCCAGGCAGCAAAAAGGCTGTCACAGAGTGTTTTGAAGTAGTAAAGCCTATTCTCCCACATGCTATATCTCTGATCCACAATGAGGTAGCCGAGGTGAGCTACATTCACAACTCCATGCAGTTCAACCACACTTGCATGCACAGTAGCAATGTGGACATCAGTAAGGTAGCTCTAAGACCCAGGGAGTCTCCATTCCCCATGATAGAGATGGCAGAAGCCTGGAAGATAGTTGATGATGTGATGTCAGAATGGACGGAGAGATTAGAAATTGTGACGATTGAAGAAGGACTAGGCAGAGTGGTTGCTCAGGCGCTACATGCTAAGGAGCCTATGCCACCTTTTCCTGCATCAGTTAAAGACG GCTACGCGTGCCTCAGCATAGACGGCGCGGGTCCACGCAAGGTGCGCATCGCGGTGACTGCGGGCGACGCGCCCACCGCGCCGCTCTGCGCGGGCGAATGCGCAAGAGTTAACACCGGCGCGGCCCTGCCTGCGGGGGCTGATTGCGTTGTACAg GTTGAGGACACAAGACTCATATCAGCGTCTGAAGATGGAATGACGGAGCACGAGGTGGAAATCCTGAAGGCGCCTGAACCTCAGCAGGATGTCAGGAATGTGGGCTTCGATATACCTATGGGAACCGTTCTTGTTGACAAAG GACATATATTAGACTCAGCTAAAATCGGAATACTTGCGGGAGCTGGATATCAAAACGTGACCGTTCGAGCGCCTCCCAAG GTGGCGCTACTGTCGACGGGTAACGAGCTACAAGAGCCTTCGGATGTGAAACTAAAACCGGCACACATCCGCGACTCCAATAGGACCATGCTAAGGGTATTACTCAG AGAGCACGGCTACGACAGCATAGACTGCGGCATCGCGCGCGACACGCCGCCGGAGATCGTGGCGGGCATCGCGGCCGCGCTCAAGCTGGCCGACGTGCTCGTCTGCACCGGCGGCGTCTCCATGGGCGAGAAGGATCTACTCAAACCTGTGCTGCTCAAG GATTTCAACGCTACTCTCCACTTCGGACGCGTGCGCATGAAGCCGGGCAAGCCGTGCACGTTTGCCACGTGCGAGTTCGAAGGCAAGAAGAAATATATCTTCGCGTTGCCTG GCAACCCAGTATCAGCTTACGTGTGCGCCCTACTTTTCGTGATCCGCGCGCTGCGCGTGTCGTGCGGGTCGCGCGGCGCGTGGGCGCGGCTGCGCGTGCGCCTCGCGCAGGCCGCGCAGCTCGACCCGCGCCCCGAGTACGCGCGCGCCGAGCTCGACCCGGCGCAGGACAGGGACATGCCCGTCGCCACCATGCTGGGCAGTCAGGTACGTTGCTCTGTACGTGCCGCGCAGCTCGACCCGCGCCCCGAGTACGCGCGCGCCGAGCTCGACCCGGCGCAGGACAGGGACATGCCCGTCGCCACCATGCTGGGCAGTCAGGTACGTTGCTCTGTACGTGCCGCGCAGCTCGACCCGCGCCCCGAGTACGCGCGCGCCGAGCTCGACCCGGCGCAGGACAGGGACATGCCCGTCGCCACCATGCTGGGCAGTCAGGTACGTTGCTCTGTACGTGCCGCGCAGCTCGACCCGCGCCCCGAGTACGCGCGCGCCGAGCTCGACCCGGCGCAGGACAGGGACATGCCCGTCGCCACCATGCTGGGCAGTCAGGTACGTTGCTCTGTACGTGCCGCGCAGCTCGACCCGCGCCCCGAGTACGCGCGCGCCGAGCTCGACCCGGCGCAGGACAGGGACATGCCCGTCGCCACCATGCTGGGCAGTCAGGTACGTTGCTCTGTACGTGCCGCGCAGCTCGACCCGCGCCCCGAGTACGCGCGCGCCGAGCTCGACCCGGCGCAGGACAGGGACATGCCCGTCGCCACCATGCTGGGCAGTCAGGTACGTTGCTCTGTACGTGCCGCGCAGCTCGACCCGCGCCCCGAGTACGCGCGCGCCGAGCTCGACCCGGCGCAGGACAGGGACATGCCCGTCGCCACCATGCTGGGCAGTCAGGTACGTTGCTCTGTACGTGCCGCGCAGCTCGACCCGCGCCCCGAGTACGCGCGCGCCGAGCTCGACCCGGCGCAGGACAGGGACATGCCCGTCGCCACCATGCTGGGCAGTCAGGTACGTTGCTCTGTACGTGCCGCGCAGCTCGACCCGCGCCCCGAGTACGCGCGCGCCGAGCTCGACCCGGCGCAGGACAGGGACATGCCCGTCGCCACCATGCTGGGCAGTCAGGTACGTTGCTCTGTACGTGCCGCGCAGCTCGACCCGCGCCCCGAGTACGCGCGCGCCGAGCTCGACCCGGCGCAGGACAGGGACATGCCCGTCGCCACCATGCTGGGCAGTCAGGTACGTTGCTCTGTACGTGCCGCGCAGCTCGACCCGCGCCCCGAGTACGCGCGCGCCGAGCTCGACCCGGCGCAGGACAGGGACATGCCCGTCGCCACCATGCTGGGCAGTCAGGTACGTTGCTCTGTACGTGCCGCGCAGCTCGACCCGCGCCCCGAGTACGCGCGCGCCGAGCTCGACCCGGCGCAGGACAGGGACATGCCCGTCGCCACCATGCTGGGCAGTCAGGTACGTTGCTCTGTACGTGCCGCGCAGCTCGACCCGCGCCCCGAGTACGCGCGCGCCGAGCTCGACCCGGCGCAGGACAGGGACATGCCCGTCGCCACCATGCTGGGCAGTCAGGTACGTTGCTCTGTACGTGCCGCGCAGCTCGACCCGCGCCCCGAGTACGCGCGCGCCGAGCTCGACCCGGCGCAGGACAGGGACATGCCCGTCGCCACCATGCTGGGCAGTCAGGTACGTTGCTCTGTACGTGCCGCGCAGCTCGACCCGCGCCCCGAGTACGCGCGCGCCGAGCTCGACCCGGCGCAGGACAGGGACATGCCCGTCGCCACCATGCTGGGCAGTCAGGTACGTTGCTCTGTACGTGCCGCGCAGCTCGACCCGCGCCCCGAGTACGCGCGCGCCGAGCTCGACCCGGCGCAGGACAGGGACATGCCCGTCGCCACCATGCTGGGCAGTCAGGTACGTTGCTCTGTACGTGCCGCGCAGCTCGACCCGCGCCCCGAGTACGCGCGCGCCGAGCTCGACCCGGCGCAGGACAGGGACATGCCCGTCGCCACCATGCTGGGCAGTCAGGTACGTTGCTCTGTACGTGCCGCGCAGCTCGACCCGCGCCCCGAGTACGCGCGCGCCGAGCTCGACCCGGCGCAGGACAGGGACATGCCCGTCGCCACCATGCTGGGCAGTCAGGTACGTTGCTCTGTACGTGCCGCGCAGCTCGACCCGCGCCCCGAGTACGCGCGCGCCGAGCTCGACCCGGCGCAGGACAGGGACATGCCCGTCGCCACCATGCTGGGCAGTCAGGTACGTTGCTCTGTACGTGCCGCGCAGCTCGACCCGCGCCCCGAGTACGCGCGCGCCGAGCTCGACCCGGCGCAGGACAGGGACATGCCCGTCGCCACCATGCTGGGCAGTCAG TGTAGCAGTCGTCTTCTGAGCGCTTGCGGGTCGAACGTGCTGCTGGAGCTACCGGCCGCCACGGCGTCCCAGCAGCGACTGCCGGCCGGCGCCGTCGTCTCCGCGCTCATTACCGGCAGACTCGATGTATTCTCTTAG